In a genomic window of Tepidamorphus gemmatus:
- the purS gene encoding phosphoribosylformylglycinamidine synthase subunit PurS, which translates to MKARVTITLKNGVLDPQGKAIQHALGSLGFSGVEDVRQGKLIELELATTDRVAAQAEVEAMCEKLLANTVIENYSVELV; encoded by the coding sequence ATGAAGGCGCGCGTCACCATCACGCTGAAGAACGGCGTTCTCGATCCGCAGGGCAAGGCGATCCAGCATGCGCTCGGCTCGCTCGGCTTCTCGGGCGTCGAGGATGTCCGCCAGGGCAAGTTGATCGAACTCGAACTCGCCACGACCGACCGCGTCGCCGCTCAGGCCGAGGTCGAGGCGATGTGCGAGAAGCTGCTCGCCAACACCGTGATCGAGAACTACTCCGTCGAGCTGGTCTGA
- the purC gene encoding phosphoribosylaminoimidazolesuccinocarboxamide synthase, with translation MNRRRRVYEGKAKILYEGPEPGTLVQHFKDDATAFNKKKHAQIEGKGVLNNRISEFIFQHLNDIGVPTHFIRRLNMREQLIREVEIIPLEVVVRNVAAGSLAQRLGMEEGTQLPRSIIEFYYKNDELGDPMVSEEHVTAFGWASPQEIDDIMALALRINDFLTGLFLGVGIRLVDFKVEFGRLYEGEMMRIILADEISPDSCRLWDIQSGDKLDKDRFRRDMGGLVEAYQEVARRLGIMIGNEPNVPRGPVLVQ, from the coding sequence ATGAACCGCCGCCGCAGAGTCTACGAGGGCAAGGCCAAGATCCTTTACGAGGGCCCCGAGCCGGGAACGCTCGTTCAGCACTTCAAGGACGACGCCACAGCGTTCAACAAGAAGAAGCACGCCCAGATCGAGGGCAAGGGCGTGCTCAACAACCGCATCTCCGAGTTCATTTTCCAGCATCTCAATGACATCGGGGTGCCCACGCACTTCATCCGCCGCCTGAACATGCGTGAGCAACTGATTCGCGAGGTTGAGATCATCCCGCTCGAGGTGGTCGTCCGGAACGTCGCCGCCGGCTCGCTGGCGCAGCGGCTCGGCATGGAAGAGGGCACTCAGCTGCCGCGCTCGATCATCGAGTTCTATTACAAGAACGATGAGCTCGGCGATCCGATGGTTTCCGAGGAGCACGTGACTGCCTTCGGATGGGCGAGCCCTCAGGAGATCGACGACATCATGGCGCTGGCCCTCAGGATCAACGACTTCCTGACCGGCCTGTTCCTCGGTGTAGGCATCCGCCTCGTCGATTTCAAGGTGGAGTTCGGCCGGCTTTACGAGGGCGAGATGATGCGCATCATCCTGGCCGACGAGATCAGTCCGGATTCCTGCCGGCTGTGGGACATCCAGTCTGGCGACAAGCTCGACAAGGACCGCTTCCGCCGCGACATGGGCGGCCTCGTCGAGGCCTATCAGGAAGTCGCCCGCAGGCTCGGCATCATGATCGGCAACGAGCCTAACGTGCCGCGCGGTCCGGTGCTGGTCCAGTAG
- a CDS encoding NAD(P)/FAD-dependent oxidoreductase, translating into MAGRTGLARPYAIVLRSSLHMRTVRTGKARVTAKADIVVVGAGIVGVSAAIHLARRGRRVRLLDRREPGEETSYGNAGVIEGGTYVPMAMPFSPAELMRYACNDRPEMRFHWRFLPTIMPWLVRLALNSTEAKLRRNGGAVMALLAHAIGEHKSLMREAGAEGFLRETGWIRLYRSEKGYAGGELERRIAREGGFGYTAMTRDETLELEPQLTGDFYRADHWHDIASLSDPGRVTKAYASLLMRYGSDFVRGEVRRLVPVDGGWRVEIGDGALVAGEVVVAAGPWSMDLLCPLGYRLPFAVKRGYHTHYRPAGNATLGRPVVDSAYGYCMTPMLRGIRITTGVEFADRDAPPTPSQVKAVEPHARELFPLGEMVDDEPWMGRRPCFPDTLPVVGPAPRHRGLWLDFGHAHLGMTLGPITGRLLAELMTGETPVVDPAPYAATRF; encoded by the coding sequence ATGGCCGGTCGAACTGGATTGGCGCGGCCGTACGCGATAGTGCTACGAAGTTCCCTCCATATGCGAACCGTTCGGACCGGAAAAGCCAGAGTGACCGCCAAAGCCGACATTGTCGTCGTGGGCGCCGGCATCGTGGGGGTGTCGGCCGCCATTCACCTCGCTCGGCGCGGCCGCCGCGTCAGGCTGCTCGACAGGCGCGAGCCGGGGGAGGAGACCTCGTACGGCAATGCCGGGGTGATCGAGGGCGGGACCTATGTGCCGATGGCGATGCCCTTCAGTCCAGCCGAGCTGATGCGATATGCCTGTAACGATCGCCCCGAGATGCGTTTCCACTGGCGCTTCCTGCCGACGATCATGCCGTGGCTGGTCAGGCTTGCGCTCAACTCGACCGAGGCGAAGCTGCGGCGCAATGGCGGGGCGGTGATGGCGCTGCTCGCCCATGCAATCGGCGAGCACAAGTCGCTGATGCGCGAGGCCGGCGCCGAGGGATTCCTGCGCGAGACCGGCTGGATACGGCTCTACCGCTCGGAGAAGGGCTATGCGGGCGGCGAACTGGAACGACGGATCGCCCGCGAGGGCGGATTCGGCTATACCGCGATGACGCGTGACGAGACGCTGGAACTGGAACCTCAGTTGACCGGCGACTTCTATCGCGCCGACCATTGGCACGATATCGCTTCGCTGAGCGATCCTGGGCGCGTGACGAAGGCTTATGCCTCGCTCCTCATGCGTTACGGAAGCGACTTCGTGCGCGGTGAGGTGCGCCGTCTGGTGCCGGTTGACGGTGGCTGGCGCGTCGAGATCGGCGACGGCGCGCTGGTTGCCGGCGAGGTGGTCGTCGCCGCCGGGCCGTGGTCGATGGACCTCCTTTGCCCGCTCGGCTACCGGCTGCCATTCGCAGTCAAGCGAGGCTATCACACCCACTATCGTCCGGCCGGCAATGCCACGCTCGGCCGGCCGGTGGTCGACAGCGCCTATGGCTACTGCATGACGCCGATGTTGCGCGGCATCCGCATCACGACCGGCGTGGAGTTCGCAGACCGCGACGCGCCGCCCACCCCGTCGCAGGTAAAGGCGGTCGAGCCCCATGCCCGTGAGCTGTTTCCCCTCGGCGAGATGGTCGATGACGAACCTTGGATGGGCCGCCGTCCGTGCTTCCCCGACACGTTGCCGGTCGTCGGCCCTGCGCCGCGCCACAGGGGATTGTGGCTCGACTTCGGGCATGCCCATCTCGGCATGACGCTCGGCCCCATCACCGGCCGGCTGCTGGCCGAGCTCATGACCGGCGAGACACCGGTGGTCGATCCGGCACCATATGCCGCGACCCGTTTCTGA
- a CDS encoding DUF1127 domain-containing protein yields the protein MGAIAAIPEAVTQTLRSVDRAFKNSVAVMIAGVSWLERQLERRRSRIALMELSDELLKDIGLSRADAHREAARPFWD from the coding sequence ATGGGTGCAATTGCAGCAATCCCCGAAGCAGTCACGCAGACCCTGAGGTCGGTCGACAGAGCGTTCAAAAACTCCGTCGCCGTCATGATTGCCGGCGTCTCCTGGCTCGAAAGGCAACTCGAGCGACGCCGCAGCCGCATCGCGCTGATGGAGCTGTCCGACGAACTGCTCAAGGATATCGGCCTGTCGCGCGCCGATGCCCATCGCGAGGCTGCCCGTCCATTCTGGGATTGA
- a CDS encoding PLP-dependent aminotransferase family protein has translation MTNWLPDITDGRGPIYLRLADRIEADIGAGLLQPGARLPPQRNLAFDLGVTIGTVGRAYSVLRERGLVSGEIGRGTFVRGKDVSPGDSATQTGTFEGSRPHFVTSDKLMLDSTAAPDVGQSLVFGRLAAEIARDHPAEIVGYTRRIPSNWLEAGQRWLATADWQPEAATIVPTLGVHAAILAIVAAIAGPGDRIVFEHLTYSHVARSVELIGRRSVAVETDAEGVDPADFDRLCAQMHPKAIFMMPCLHNPTLVTMPEARRREIVGIARRYNVWLIEDAIYAALLDEHPLSFAALAPERTFHVGGLSKAVAAGFRGGWVACPPNLASRVLTTYRMISGGKPFLLAELAARLVLSGEAAAIRARVCAEIEARAAMASEIFGGFDVASHPRAPFVWMKLPEPWLSATFKQAAANEGVLIDDEDEFKAVRTECSFHRVRIGFSSPPREALAGGFTKLRALLDSEVAAYDRFG, from the coding sequence ATGACAAATTGGTTGCCGGACATCACTGACGGACGTGGCCCGATCTATCTGCGCCTCGCCGACAGGATCGAGGCCGACATCGGCGCCGGCCTCCTGCAGCCCGGCGCCAGACTGCCGCCGCAGCGCAACCTTGCCTTCGACCTCGGCGTAACGATCGGCACTGTCGGGCGCGCCTATTCCGTGCTGCGCGAGCGCGGTCTGGTCAGCGGCGAGATCGGACGCGGGACCTTCGTGCGTGGCAAGGACGTCTCACCCGGCGACAGCGCGACGCAGACCGGGACATTCGAAGGCTCGCGCCCGCACTTCGTCACGTCCGACAAGCTGATGCTCGACAGCACGGCGGCCCCGGATGTCGGCCAGTCGCTGGTATTCGGCCGGCTCGCTGCCGAGATCGCCCGCGATCACCCCGCCGAGATCGTCGGCTACACCCGACGCATTCCATCCAACTGGCTGGAGGCCGGCCAGCGATGGCTCGCCACGGCCGACTGGCAACCCGAGGCGGCGACGATCGTCCCGACGCTCGGCGTCCATGCCGCCATCCTGGCGATCGTCGCCGCAATCGCCGGGCCCGGCGACCGTATCGTGTTCGAGCATCTCACCTATTCCCACGTCGCGCGCAGCGTCGAACTCATCGGCCGGCGTTCAGTCGCCGTCGAGACCGATGCCGAGGGTGTCGATCCGGCGGATTTCGACCGGCTTTGTGCGCAGATGCATCCCAAGGCCATCTTCATGATGCCGTGCCTGCACAATCCCACCCTGGTGACGATGCCGGAGGCCCGCCGGCGCGAGATCGTCGGGATCGCCCGGCGCTACAATGTCTGGCTGATCGAGGATGCAATCTATGCCGCGTTGCTCGACGAGCACCCCCTGTCCTTCGCCGCGCTGGCTCCGGAGCGGACCTTCCACGTCGGCGGGCTGTCCAAGGCGGTCGCCGCCGGCTTCCGCGGCGGCTGGGTCGCCTGCCCGCCCAACCTGGCCTCGCGCGTCCTGACCACCTACCGGATGATTTCCGGCGGCAAGCCGTTCCTCCTCGCCGAACTTGCTGCCCGTCTCGTCCTGTCCGGCGAGGCCGCCGCCATCCGCGCGAGGGTATGCGCGGAGATCGAGGCGCGCGCGGCAATGGCAAGCGAGATCTTCGGCGGCTTCGACGTCGCCTCCCACCCGCGTGCCCCGTTCGTCTGGATGAAGCTGCCCGAGCCGTGGCTGTCGGCGACATTCAAGCAGGCCGCCGCCAACGAGGGAGTCCTCATCGACGACGAGGACGAATTCAAGGCCGTGCGCACCGAATGCAGCTTCCACCGGGTGCGGATCGGCTTCTCCAGTCCACCCCGCGAGGCACTGGCCGGCGGATTCACCAAGCTGCGGGCGCTGCTCGACAGCGAGGTCGCGGCCTACGACCGGTTCGGCTGA
- the purQ gene encoding phosphoribosylformylglycinamidine synthase subunit PurQ: MRSAIVLFPGINRERDMARALKRASGVEPVIVWHKETTLPAVDLVVIPGGFSYGDYLRCGAIAARSPIMRDVVARANAGTMVLGVCNGFQVLTESGLLPGALMRNAHLKFLCRDVHLRVETAATRFTGAYCEGQTIRVPVAHGDGNYFADADTIARLDGEGRVVFRYATAAGEVLPEANPNGSIGNIAGIINERGNVLGMMPHPEDAIEPAQGSSDGLGLFESMVAALEPAA, encoded by the coding sequence ATGCGATCCGCCATCGTCCTGTTCCCCGGCATCAATCGCGAGCGCGACATGGCGCGCGCGCTGAAGCGCGCGAGTGGCGTCGAGCCGGTGATCGTCTGGCACAAGGAGACCACCCTGCCCGCGGTCGACCTGGTGGTCATTCCGGGCGGCTTCTCCTACGGCGACTATCTGCGCTGCGGAGCAATCGCCGCCCGCTCGCCGATCATGCGCGACGTCGTCGCCAGAGCTAACGCCGGCACGATGGTGCTTGGGGTCTGCAACGGCTTCCAGGTATTGACCGAGAGCGGCCTGCTGCCCGGCGCCCTGATGCGCAATGCGCATCTGAAGTTCCTCTGCCGCGACGTGCATCTGCGCGTCGAGACGGCCGCTACACGCTTCACCGGCGCCTACTGCGAGGGCCAGACCATCCGGGTACCGGTCGCGCATGGCGACGGCAACTACTTCGCCGATGCCGATACCATCGCCCGGCTCGACGGCGAGGGCCGGGTCGTCTTTCGCTACGCCACCGCAGCGGGCGAAGTCCTGCCCGAGGCCAATCCGAACGGCTCGATCGGCAACATCGCCGGCATCATCAACGAACGCGGCAACGTGCTGGGCATGATGCCCCATCCCGAGGACGCCATCGAACCCGCCCAGGGCTCGTCAGACGGCCTCGGCCTGTTCGAGAGCATGGTCGCGGCACTGGAGCCGGCAGCCTGA
- a CDS encoding DUF1476 domain-containing protein, producing MSEFEQRRKGFEEKFAHDEELRFKANARRNRLLGMWAAQKMGLSGDAAEAYAKEVVMADFEEAGDEDVFRKIRKDFDAHGVDQSDHQIRRTMDELLATAMEQLQREG from the coding sequence ATGTCCGAGTTCGAACAGCGCAGGAAGGGCTTCGAGGAGAAGTTCGCGCATGACGAGGAACTGCGCTTCAAGGCCAATGCCCGCCGCAATCGCCTGCTCGGCATGTGGGCGGCCCAGAAGATGGGTCTGAGCGGCGATGCCGCGGAAGCCTATGCCAAGGAAGTCGTCATGGCCGATTTCGAGGAGGCCGGCGACGAGGACGTGTTCCGCAAGATCCGCAAGGATTTCGATGCGCACGGCGTCGACCAGTCCGATCATCAGATTCGGCGGACGATGGACGAACTGCTGGCGACGGCGATGGAGCAGCTGCAGCGGGAAGGCTGA
- a CDS encoding sodium:proton symporter, whose product MIRPVIAAIDWIGAQGTRAVALSLVVGMAVPPLSAVMKPTIPYAVFLLLVVAFARVDLGALKARLRAGGLVLLVVVWMMLMLPAAVGLAVWATGLVETDPGIAAAIVLMAIAPPIMSSPAFTYLLDLDGALSLTVLVAAMVATPILCPAAAQIILGDMLPISALDLAIRLAMLLAGSVAVAAVVRRLLGGERIERSGNVFDGLNVLLLFAFAVAIMDGVAARLVSDPGLILFCLVVAFGMALAVMTLSFGAFRLAGRSTALTVAVSSGNRNMALMAAALTGAIPEVSWVYFAVAQVPIYLLPLLMKPVVRRLLAAPGGGSAA is encoded by the coding sequence ATGATCCGCCCCGTCATCGCCGCGATCGACTGGATCGGCGCCCAGGGTACCCGGGCAGTTGCGCTGTCGCTCGTCGTCGGCATGGCGGTGCCGCCGCTGTCGGCGGTGATGAAGCCGACCATTCCCTACGCCGTTTTCCTGCTGCTTGTGGTCGCCTTCGCCCGCGTCGACCTCGGAGCGCTCAAGGCGCGGCTGCGCGCGGGCGGATTGGTGCTGCTCGTCGTCGTCTGGATGATGCTGATGCTTCCGGCCGCGGTCGGGCTCGCGGTCTGGGCGACGGGGCTTGTCGAGACCGATCCCGGCATTGCGGCGGCCATCGTGCTGATGGCGATCGCGCCGCCGATCATGTCGTCGCCGGCCTTCACCTACCTGCTCGACCTCGACGGGGCGCTCAGCCTGACCGTCCTGGTCGCCGCAATGGTAGCCACGCCGATCCTCTGCCCCGCGGCCGCGCAGATCATCCTGGGCGACATGCTGCCGATTTCGGCGCTTGATCTGGCGATCCGCCTCGCCATGCTGCTGGCCGGCTCGGTGGCGGTGGCAGCCGTCGTCCGCCGCCTGCTCGGCGGCGAGCGCATCGAGCGCTCCGGCAACGTCTTCGACGGCCTCAACGTCCTGCTGCTGTTCGCCTTCGCCGTCGCGATCATGGATGGGGTGGCGGCGCGGCTGGTCAGCGATCCCGGGCTGATCCTGTTCTGCCTGGTCGTCGCGTTCGGAATGGCACTCGCCGTCATGACCCTGTCGTTCGGCGCGTTCCGACTCGCCGGGCGCAGCACCGCGCTCACCGTCGCCGTTTCCTCCGGCAACCGCAACATGGCGTTGATGGCGGCCGCGCTGACCGGGGCGATCCCCGAGGTGAGCTGGGTCTATTTCGCCGTCGCGCAGGTGCCGATCTATCTCCTGCCGCTGCTGATGAAGCCGGTCGTGCGGCGTCTCCTGGCCGCACCCGGCGGCGGATCGGCAGCGTGA
- the purB gene encoding adenylosuccinate lyase: MIPRYSRPEMVSIWAPETRFRLWFEIEAAAAEAMAETGLVPPEAARTIREKGDAAVFDVARIEEIEREVKHDVIAFLTHLAECIGPEARYVHLGMTSSDVLDTSLALQLTKASDLLIADVDGLLAALKRRAFEHKLTPTIGRSHGIHAEPTTFGVKLAGFHAEFQRARARLVAAREEIATCALSGAVGTFANVAPDIEERVAARLGLKPEPVSTQVIPRDRHAAFFAALGIVASSLERLATEIRHLQRTEVLEAEEYFSPGQKGSSAMPHKRNPVLSENLTGLARMVRAYVTPALENVALWHERDISHSSVERMIGPDATVTLDFALVRATSIVDRLVVYPDRMQRNLDLLGGLVHSQRVLLALTQAGMSREDAYRVVQRNAMKVWAGEGRFLDFLKNDPEVIRLIPESELEALFDLDYHFKHVDTIFARVFGA, translated from the coding sequence ATGATCCCGCGCTATTCGCGCCCGGAGATGGTTTCCATCTGGGCGCCTGAAACCCGTTTCCGCCTCTGGTTCGAGATCGAGGCAGCTGCCGCCGAGGCAATGGCCGAGACCGGGCTGGTGCCGCCCGAGGCCGCCCGCACGATCCGCGAGAAGGGCGATGCCGCCGTCTTCGACGTCGCGCGCATCGAGGAGATCGAGCGCGAGGTGAAACACGACGTCATCGCCTTCCTGACGCATCTGGCCGAATGCATCGGGCCCGAAGCGCGCTACGTGCATCTCGGCATGACCTCCTCGGACGTACTCGATACCTCCTTGGCGCTGCAGTTGACCAAGGCCAGCGACCTGCTCATCGCCGATGTCGATGGCCTGCTCGCGGCGCTGAAGCGGCGCGCCTTCGAGCACAAGCTGACCCCGACGATCGGCCGCAGTCACGGCATCCACGCCGAGCCGACAACGTTCGGTGTCAAGCTCGCCGGCTTCCATGCCGAGTTCCAGCGCGCACGGGCACGGCTCGTCGCTGCTCGCGAGGAAATCGCTACCTGTGCGCTGTCGGGAGCCGTCGGCACATTCGCCAATGTCGCCCCCGACATCGAGGAGCGGGTCGCCGCGAGACTGGGGCTGAAGCCCGAGCCGGTGTCCACGCAGGTGATCCCGCGCGACCGCCATGCAGCCTTCTTCGCCGCACTCGGCATCGTCGCCTCCTCGCTTGAACGCCTGGCGACCGAGATCCGCCATCTCCAGCGCACCGAGGTCCTCGAGGCGGAAGAGTACTTCTCGCCAGGACAGAAGGGCTCGTCGGCGATGCCGCACAAGCGCAATCCCGTGCTGTCCGAGAACCTCACCGGCCTCGCCCGCATGGTGCGCGCCTATGTCACGCCGGCGCTGGAGAACGTCGCGCTGTGGCATGAGCGGGACATCTCGCATTCCTCCGTCGAGCGGATGATCGGCCCGGACGCCACGGTGACGCTCGACTTCGCGCTGGTCCGGGCGACCTCGATCGTCGACCGTCTGGTGGTCTATCCGGACAGGATGCAGCGCAATCTCGATCTGCTCGGCGGCCTCGTCCACTCACAGCGCGTCCTGCTGGCGCTGACCCAAGCCGGCATGAGCCGCGAGGACGCCTATCGGGTGGTCCAGCGCAACGCCATGAAGGTCTGGGCTGGCGAGGGCCGGTTCCTGGATTTCCTGAAGAACGATCCCGAAGTGATTCGGCTGATTCCGGAATCCGAGCTCGAGGCGCTGTTCGACCTCGACTATCACTTCAAGCACGTCGACACGATCTTCGCCCGCGTGTTCGGTGCCTGA
- a CDS encoding HpcH/HpaI aldolase family protein yields the protein MHLRFLADRLRAGETVFCGWSALTDPLAAEAMARTGFDAVCLDMQHGFHDVQSLRGGLTGIVAAGASPVLRVPFGGLPEVGRGLDLGFEVVICPMIDSESDAIAFARAAKYPPLGGRSWGPARAMMLTGSSKEAFLQTANRRTLAFAMVETREALGQLDRILAVEGIDGVFVGPSDLSISLAQGTSIGPGVEGLAEAIKMVAQRAAAHGRIAGAFAQTREDALAYAAAGYRFIATGPDLQLLAAAAADLIRSLRNPT from the coding sequence GTGCACCTTCGATTCCTGGCCGATCGGCTGCGCGCCGGCGAGACGGTGTTCTGCGGCTGGTCGGCGCTGACCGATCCGCTCGCCGCCGAGGCGATGGCCCGCACCGGTTTTGATGCCGTCTGCCTCGATATGCAGCACGGCTTTCACGACGTCCAGTCGCTGCGCGGCGGGCTGACGGGCATCGTCGCCGCCGGTGCTTCCCCTGTGCTCAGGGTTCCCTTCGGCGGACTGCCCGAGGTCGGGCGCGGCCTCGATCTCGGCTTCGAGGTGGTGATCTGCCCGATGATCGACAGCGAGAGCGACGCCATTGCCTTCGCGCGCGCCGCCAAGTATCCGCCTCTCGGCGGGCGCAGTTGGGGGCCGGCGCGGGCGATGATGCTGACCGGCAGCAGCAAGGAAGCCTTCCTGCAGACAGCCAACCGGCGGACGCTCGCCTTCGCGATGGTCGAGACCCGCGAGGCGCTCGGACAGCTCGACCGCATTCTGGCAGTGGAAGGAATCGACGGGGTGTTCGTCGGGCCCAGCGACCTGTCGATCTCGCTGGCGCAGGGGACGTCGATCGGGCCTGGTGTCGAAGGCCTGGCCGAGGCCATCAAGATGGTCGCGCAGCGCGCAGCAGCGCACGGGCGCATCGCAGGTGCCTTCGCCCAGACGCGCGAGGACGCGCTCGCCTATGCGGCGGCGGGATACCGGTTCATCGCCACCGGACCGGACCTCCAGTTGCTTGCCGCTGCCGCCGCTGACCTGATCCGCAGCCTGCGGAACCCGACCTGA